CCAGGACCTCGTCCGAGGGGCGGTATTCCAGGTCGCCCTTGCACTTGGGGCACACGAGGATCTGCAGCAGTTGGGGCGACACGCTCATTGCGGTGGCTCCTCGGGAAGCCGATACCCGAAGCGATTGAGGGCCACGGCGTTCTTGCGCCAGTTGGGCAGGACCTTCACCCACAGGTCGAGATACACCCGTTCTCCCACAAATGCTTCGATCTTGGCGCGCGCCGCCTGACCGATGCTCCGCACGCGCGCGCCCTTCGCGCCGATCAGGATTCTTTTCTGGCTCTCCCGCTCGACATGAAGGACCGCACGAATGTACACCGGCGACTGCCCCTCGCGGAACTCCTCGATCTCGCAGGCGATGCTGTACGGCAGTTCCTCCTCGAGCTGCTCGAGGGCCGTCTCGCGAATCAATTCCCCGACGAAGAAGCGCACCGTCTGGGCGCTGATCTCGTCGTCCGGGTAGAGGAAGGGCGACTCGGGCAGGTGCAGGCGGCACTGTTCGAGGAGCGTGTCCACGCCTTCGCCCGTGAGCGCCGAGATGCGGAGGGCGTCGGGGGCACGGGCGGCCAGGGCGGCGCGAGCCTCCGGGGTCAGCGTGTCGATCTTGTTGAACACGGTGAGCACCAGGCCCCGGATGGGCGACTCGACCTGGGCGGCCTCGGCGAGGGTGAGCGGGGCCGGGTCGGCAGCGTCGATCAGGTAGAGGATGACGTCGGCGTCCTGGAGGGCGCGCAGGGCGGTGGCGCGCATGGCGCGCTGGAGGGCGTACCGGGGATTGAGGAGCCCTGGGGTGTCGAGGATGACCATCTGGGTGTCGTCGACCGTGCGGATGCCTACCACGCGATCGCGCGTGGACTGGGGCTTGGAACTCACGATACTGAGTTTCTCGCCCACGAGCCGGTTGAGGAGGGTGGACTTCCCGGCGTTTGGCTTTCCGGCAACGGTGATGAATCCAGCGCGGGGCATGGCGGACGGTTGGCGTAGG
Above is a genomic segment from Gemmatimonadaceae bacterium containing:
- a CDS encoding Trm112 family protein; this translates as MSVSPQLLQILVCPKCKGDLEYRPSDEVLVCPACRLRYPVRDDIPVMLIDEATPF
- the era gene encoding GTPase Era; its protein translation is MCVSVTPDPPSVVLLRAPARACTRSLRQPSAMPRAGFITVAGKPNAGKSTLLNRLVGEKLSIVSSKPQSTRDRVVGIRTVDDTQMVILDTPGLLNPRYALQRAMRATALRALQDADVILYLIDAADPAPLTLAEAAQVESPIRGLVLTVFNKIDTLTPEARAALAARAPDALRISALTGEGVDTLLEQCRLHLPESPFLYPDDEISAQTVRFFVGELIRETALEQLEEELPYSIACEIEEFREGQSPVYIRAVLHVERESQKRILIGAKGARVRSIGQAARAKIEAFVGERVYLDLWVKVLPNWRKNAVALNRFGYRLPEEPPQ